A single Coregonus clupeaformis isolate EN_2021a chromosome 39, ASM2061545v1, whole genome shotgun sequence DNA region contains:
- the LOC121554443 gene encoding dr1-associated corepressor has protein sequence MPSKKKKYNARFPPARIKKIMQTDEEIGKVAAAVPVIISRALELFLESLLTKACQVTQSRNAKTMTTSHLKQCIELEQQFDFLKDLVAAVPDMQGEGEDNHAEGGEKVARRGRKPGSGRKNGGAGSKGKDKKLSGTESEQEDDSEDSETDEDEEDGSQSSTNLQPQSRFHSPDAMPPQYLHMGTAQGGLVMPLGSFAPHPSLMGTAPPPPPSLPHKDEDNDDEDYDS, from the exons ATGCCCAGCAAAAAGAAGAAATACAATGCCAGATTCCCTCCG GCGAGGATTAAGAAGATTATGCAGACTGATGAAGAGATAGGCAAAGTGGCTGCCGCAGTTCCTGTCATCATAT CACGAGCTCTGGAGCTGTTCCTGGAGTCTCTCCTGACGAAAGCCTGTCAAGTCACCCAGTCCCGGAACGCAAAAACAATGACAACCTCACACTT AAAACAGTGCATTGAACTGGAGCAGCAGTTTGACTTCCTGAAGGACCTGGTAGCGGCAGTGCCGGACATGCAGGGCGAGGGAGAGGACAACCACGCAGAGGGAGGGGAAAAGGTTGCGCGCAG AGGTCGAAAGCCGGGGTCAGGCCGCAAGAACGGAGGAGCTGGCTCCAAGGGAAAGGACAAGAAGCTATCAGGCACAGAGTCGGAGCAAGAG GATGACTCTGAGGACAGCGAGACAGACGAGGATGAGGAGGACGGGTCTCAGTCAAGCACAAACCTGCAGCCGCAATCCCGATTCCACAG CCCAGACGCCATGCCACCCCAGTACCTCCACATGGGCACTGCACAAGGGGGCCTGGTCATGCCCCTGGGCTCTTTTGCCCCCCACCCCTCGCTGATGGGCACCGCACCCCCGCCTCCCCCCTCCTTGCCGCACAAAGACGAAGACAATGATGATGAAGACTATGACTCTTAG